From Streptomyces sp. 6-11-2, one genomic window encodes:
- a CDS encoding Gfo/Idh/MocA family protein, translated as MVSALGVAVVGFGWMGRVHTQAYARVPHHFPGLAVRPHLVAVADEVPGRAEEAAGRYGFDSATRDWREIAADPRVEAVSITAPNFLHREIGLAMAEAGKHIWIEKPVGLSADDARAVADAAAGAGVRGTVGFNYRNAPSVAAAREMIAAGEIGRVTHVRIRLFSDYAAHPEGALTWRYERERGGSGVLGDLASHGVDLARHLLGEIESLAADTAVFVPERARPAGATAGHTRAAGGELGPVENDDYVSCLLRFASGARGVLEACRVSVGEQNNYGFEIHGTRGALWWDFRRMGELGVSRGTAYQDQPVSTVYVGPGHGEYGAFQPGAANAMGYDDLKVIEAYHFLRSVTEGGVHGATLDDAVAAAVALDAMARSAEEHGWVSLG; from the coding sequence ATGGTGTCTGCGCTCGGCGTCGCCGTCGTCGGATTCGGCTGGATGGGACGGGTGCACACCCAGGCGTACGCCCGCGTGCCCCACCACTTCCCCGGGCTCGCGGTGCGTCCGCACCTGGTCGCCGTCGCCGACGAGGTGCCCGGCCGGGCCGAGGAGGCGGCCGGGCGGTACGGTTTCGACTCCGCCACCCGTGACTGGCGGGAGATCGCCGCCGACCCCCGGGTGGAGGCGGTCAGCATCACCGCCCCGAACTTCCTGCACCGCGAGATCGGTCTCGCCATGGCCGAGGCGGGCAAGCACATCTGGATCGAGAAGCCGGTGGGCCTGAGCGCCGACGACGCCCGCGCGGTCGCCGACGCAGCCGCCGGAGCCGGTGTGCGGGGAACGGTCGGCTTCAACTACCGCAACGCCCCCTCCGTCGCCGCCGCCCGCGAGATGATCGCGGCCGGTGAGATCGGCAGGGTCACCCATGTCCGCATCCGGCTGTTCAGCGACTACGCGGCCCACCCGGAGGGCGCCCTGACCTGGCGCTACGAGCGTGAACGCGGCGGCAGCGGGGTACTGGGCGACCTGGCCTCGCACGGGGTCGACCTGGCCCGCCATCTGCTCGGCGAGATCGAGTCGCTGGCCGCCGACACCGCGGTGTTCGTGCCCGAACGGGCCCGGCCGGCCGGCGCCACCGCCGGTCACACCCGGGCGGCGGGCGGCGAACTCGGTCCGGTCGAGAACGACGACTACGTCAGCTGCCTGCTGCGTTTCGCCTCCGGCGCCCGCGGCGTCCTGGAAGCGTGCCGGGTCTCGGTGGGCGAGCAGAACAACTACGGCTTCGAGATCCACGGCACCAGGGGCGCGCTCTGGTGGGACTTCCGGCGCATGGGCGAACTCGGCGTCAGCCGCGGCACCGCGTACCAGGACCAGCCCGTCAGCACGGTCTACGTGGGCCCCGGCCACGGCGAGTACGGGGCCTTCCAGCCGGGTGCGGCCAACGCCATGGGCTACGACGACCTCAAGGTCATCGAGGCGTACCACTTCCTGCGCTCGGTCACGGAGGGCGGGGTCCACGGCGCCACCCTCGACGACGCCGTGGCCGCCGCGGTGGCCCTGGACGCGATGGCCCGCTCCGCCGAGGAGCACGGGTGGGTGAGCCTCGGCTGA
- a CDS encoding LacI family DNA-binding transcriptional regulator, which produces MRPPTIRDVAARAGVSKSLVSLVLRGSAGVRPEKRQAVLAAVEELGYRPNAAARSLSERRTRTVGVLLNDMRNPWFVELLDGLNSRLYDSGLHMLLADGHLNRRLGEDLTRTFTELRVDGLVAVGTLRDPGALRVAAGRVPTVVAGAREPELPGVDVVAGDDEQGARLATEHLIALGHRHIAHIAGRGAVGDLRRRGFEATMRAHGLAGTAVVEQGDLTEEGGYRATVRLLSRTSRPTAVFAVNDMACVGALSAAEESGLRVPRDLSLAGYDNTYLSRLRHVWLTTVDNASHDVGRRAAQRLLDRIDDPDLPRTVDLTSPVLEVRGTTAPPAGTG; this is translated from the coding sequence GTGCGACCGCCCACCATCCGAGACGTCGCCGCGCGCGCCGGTGTGTCCAAGTCCCTGGTCTCGCTGGTGCTGCGCGGCTCCGCCGGCGTGCGCCCCGAGAAGCGGCAGGCGGTGCTCGCCGCCGTCGAGGAACTCGGCTACCGGCCCAACGCCGCCGCCCGCAGCCTCAGCGAGCGCCGCACCCGCACCGTCGGCGTGCTGCTGAACGACATGCGCAACCCCTGGTTCGTGGAACTCCTCGACGGGCTGAACTCCCGCCTGTACGACTCCGGTCTGCACATGCTGCTCGCCGACGGCCACCTCAACCGGCGCCTGGGGGAGGACCTCACCCGCACCTTCACCGAGTTGCGCGTCGACGGCCTGGTCGCCGTCGGCACCCTGCGGGATCCGGGGGCGCTGCGCGTCGCGGCCGGCCGGGTGCCCACCGTCGTCGCCGGTGCCCGCGAACCCGAACTGCCGGGGGTGGACGTCGTCGCGGGCGACGACGAGCAGGGCGCCCGGCTGGCCACCGAGCACCTCATCGCCCTCGGCCACCGGCACATCGCCCACATCGCCGGCCGGGGCGCGGTCGGCGACCTGCGCCGCCGCGGCTTCGAGGCCACCATGCGCGCACACGGGCTGGCCGGCACGGCGGTCGTCGAGCAGGGCGACCTCACCGAGGAGGGCGGCTACCGGGCCACCGTAAGGCTGCTCAGCCGTACCTCGCGGCCCACCGCCGTGTTCGCGGTCAACGACATGGCCTGCGTCGGCGCGCTGTCCGCCGCCGAGGAGAGCGGCCTCCGGGTCCCCCGGGACCTCTCCCTGGCCGGATACGACAACACCTACCTGTCGCGCCTGCGCCACGTGTGGCTGACCACCGTGGACAACGCCAGCCACGATGTGGGCCGGCGCGCCGCCCAGCGGCTGCTCGACCGCATCGACGACCCGGACCTGCCCCGCACGGTCGACCTGACCAGCCCGGTCCTGGAGGTGCGCGGCACGACCGCACCGCCCGCCGGAACCGGCTGA